From a single Vitis vinifera cultivar Pinot Noir 40024 chromosome 18, ASM3070453v1 genomic region:
- the LOC109121684 gene encoding uncharacterized protein LOC109121684 encodes MLSRGREGDSEGEGDDDEAKLDRKRQKFEVESKTFEVEVEKKRGKTLLFIVESKKGVSSWVKMGSASVGMFLEGMDQCIKDGKDVKWEKGWKEKGRRFSMVRQANKAGSFIRLGVVDEEEKWYNICIPKGKGGREGWIAMARVVRDLFTRVERREINKGESSPNRVLSVKGERWGRSSILGIRMEVKGEESCRNKDRLGQCLIGKWDPKAAGGGDLERMGWMLARAWGLRGRLGLAWMGEGPALLEFEKAAEARRILDGGVRLVGGIKVELKVWSQCYGCVDEGDLEEEAWVRVKGLPLSLWTPSILRKVGDVCGGFVAMDGPTERMEDLRWARILVKTKRGVWPSSIEIEIDKTTFLLPMWWEVMPVFRKKKEDCRSAEGCEEGDDGDARAGRRVEEGSSADFEVQSRSDDVTDGLQGGKGKVLSGGRIRFGSLIREPVIGVDVGLYPSGPICSNVSLGIRRGGGPSPSPTSGGSRGGLGSIGRIKGPKGKEKAQEENHGSREGFYKVQSWDSGPSSSGFQEKGAQRGGPPQIGPKLSKLNPGPMAVLAQFGPLGEANIELEFLRVREMETVFAQKSTEEWADSALHEEVMRYEALSFLGGLWVSGNSSSSSMFSFGRTPEGEFFDHSGEGREICQIDRDSQRKEAEGSRASGSACWELVEFKGSLASTREQEVGPPQNVIQDGRGEKELDWQESSLARFSLFLGFSTDGMEKEILNVLSKIRKRREKIHSKGLLEKSRFERELKRLECSVNYEGDSKKKGSFQGKGMQMMCV; translated from the coding sequence ATGCTCTCAAGAGGAAGAGAGGGAGATAGCGAGGGGGAGGGTGACGACGATGAGGCGAAGCTGGATCGGAAACGGCAGAAGTTCGAGGTGGAATCGAAAACCTTCGAAGTGGAGGTGGAAAAGAAAAGGGGTAAAACTCTTCTGTTTATTGTGGAAAGCAAGAAGGGTGTGTCCTCATGGGTTAAAATGGGGTCGGCAAGTGTCGGGATGTTTTTGGAAGGGATGGACCAGTGTATTAAGGATGGGAAGGACGTTAAATGGGAAAAGGGATGGAAGGAAAAGGGGAGAAGGTTCTCCATGGTGCGACAAGCGAACAAGGCGGGAAGCTTCATTAGGCTAGGAGTCGTTGACGAGGAGGAGAAATGGTACAACATTTGCATCCCGAAAGGGAAAGGGGGAAGAGAGGGATGGATAGCCATGGCGAGAGTGGTTCGAGATTTGTTTACAAGGGTTGAGAGAAGGGAGATAAATAAGGGCGAGTCAAGCCCTAACAGAGTGTTATCTGTAAAAGGGGAGAGATGGGGGAGAAGTAGTATTTTGGGGATTAGGATGGAGGTTAAGGGAGAGGAGAGTTGCAGAAATAAGGATCGGTTGGGTCAATGTTTGATTGGAAAATGGGATCCTAAAGCAGCAGGAGGAGGGGACTTAGAGAGAATGGGGTGGATGTTGGCGAGAGCGTGGGGATTAAGAGGGAGGTTAGGGTTGGCCTGGATGGGTGAGGGTCCAGCCCTACTGGAGTTTGAAAAGGCGGCAGAAGCGAGGAGAATCCTCGATGGTGGAGTAAGGCTGGTGGGGGGGATTAAAGTGGAGCTGAAGGTGTGGAGCCAGTGCTATGGGTGCGTGGACGAAGGGGATCTAGAAGAGGAAGCATGGGTGAGGGTAAAAGGTCTCCCACTGTCGTTATGGACCCCTAGTATATTGCGAAAGGTAGGAGATGTGTGCGGGGGCTTTGTAGCCATGGATGGGCCGACGGAGAGAATGGAAGATCTCCGATGGGCGAGGATATTGGTGAAGACGAAAAGGGGGGTGTGGCCAAGTTCCATAGAAATCGAGATAGATAAGACCACATTTCTTCTTCCGATGTGGTGGGAAGTAATGCCGGTGTTCAGAAAGAAGAAGGAGGATTGTCGGAGTGCAGAAGGCTGTGAGGAGGGGGACGACGGAGATGCACGCGCGGGTCGGCGAGTGGAGGAAGGGAGCAGCGCAGACTTCGAGGTACAGTCTCGGTCAGACGACGTGACGGATGGGCTGCAGGGTGGGAAGGGAAAGGTCTTGTCGGGGGGCCGGATCCGATTCGGGTCGCTGATCCGGGAACCAGTGATTGGGGTGGATGTTGGGTTGTACCCGAGTGGGCCTATCTGTTCCAATGTGAGTTTGGGCATTAGAAGGGGAGGGGGGCCCAGCCCAAGTCCAACATCTGGAGGCAGCAGAGGCGGGCTTGGGTCGATTGGTAGAATTAAAGGGCCTAAAGGCAAGGAGAAAGCCCAAGAAGAGAATCATGGGTCTCGAGAGGGATTTTATAAGGTCCAAAGTTGGGATAGTGGGCCATCTTCGAGTGGGTTTCAGGAGAAGGGGGCTCAGCGAGGTGGGCCGCCGCAAATAGGTCCGAAGTTGAGTAAGTTGAATCCAGGCCCGATGGCGGTCTTGGCGCAGTTTGGGCCGCTGGGTGAGGCCAATATTGAGTTAGAATTTTTAAGGGTAAGGGAGATGGAGACTGTGTTCGCTCAGAAGTCAACAGAGGAGTGGGCAGACAGTGCGCTCCATGAAGAAGTAATGAGGTATGAGGCCTTATCATTCTTAGGGGGTCTATGGGTATCCGGgaactcttcttcttcttctatgttttcttttgGTCGGACTCCAGAGGGGGAGTTCTTTGACCATTCCGGGGAAGGAAGGGAGATCTGTCAAATTGACAGAGATTCGCAAAGGAAAGAGGCAGAGGGCTCCAGGGCCAGTGGCAGTGCGTGCTGGGAGTTGGTTGAATTCAAAGGTTCCCTAGCTTCGACAAGGGAGCAGGAGGTGGGGCCTCCCCAAAATGTGATTCAGGATGGAAGGGGGGAAAAGGAACTGGATTGGCAAGAAAGTAGCCTAGCAAGGTTTAGCCTTTTCCTGGGTTTCTCGACTGATGGGATGGAGAAGGAGATTTTAAATGTCCTGTcaaaaattaggaaaagaagggaaaagatTCACAGTAAAGGATTGTTGGAAAAATCGAGGTTTGAAAGGGAGCTAAAGAGATTGGAATGCTCTGTGAACTATGAGGGGGATAGCAAAAAGAAGGGCTCTTTTCAGGGCAAAGGGATGCAGATGATGTGTGtttaa